ACGTTGAAGGTGACTCGTCTCATACTTCTCTCGACTCTGTCTCCCAGCCGAACGACTCGGCAATCTTGAGCACACTGTCTCCAGTGACACTCTTGATGACATTCTTGCTGCCGGACGCAACGAGCTTGACCTTGTCGCCATCCTTCTTCACACCAATGAACGCCGATGTGGAGAACTCGTCGACCACGCTGCGAGTCTTGCTGTCCAAATGCAGAGTAATGCCATAGCCTGCCTTGTACGCCCGCTCGCTGTGTCGCAGAACAGGGGCGTAGTTGCCGCCAATCTTCGCCGAGCCAGTTCCCTCAGGTGCCGCCCGATCAAAGTCCTCGAGAATGAGAGCGTCGACAGGGTTTGTTCCGTGGTAGACTCCAGTGGGAATGCAGTAAACCACGAATGTGTACTCCTGAGGTGGGTTCAGGCCCAACTGCGCCGAGCTACCAAACAGCAATGGACGGATGTACATGGCCGCGCCTGTCTCGTGAGGAGGCACATACGCTGCGTTCATTCCCACAGCCAGAGTGCAGCACTTGAGGTAGTGGTCTGTAGGTACACCGGGAATCGAGATGTAGGAGGCCGAGTGCTGCATGCGCTCGGCGTTCATGTTCGGCCTGAAGATGTTGATGGTATCATTGGGCGCACGGAATGCCTTCATGCCTTCGTAGCACTGCATGCCGTAGTTCAGGGCAGGTGCCATACCATGGATCCGCAGAAACGGATCCTCGACGAATGTTGGCTCTGTCCATTTTCCGGTTTCGACAGAGTAGCGTGACTCTACATGTCCGGCAACTACAACATATTAGAAATCGACTATGACTGTCCTTCGCCAGATATGTAAAGGAAGGCAAGGGTTTGCCGCAATGCCCAATTTTAACCCTTTCTATTCCAGCGCGGCAAGAACAATAGCATCTGATAGGTCTTGACTTCGCTAAGTGGAATGTGTAACGAATTATATCTCACCTTCACGGATCTTGAAGCCTACGTTGCTCCAGTCTGTCAAGCTGTCAGCTACGCTTACGCATAGTATCGGTCGAGGTTCATACCAATGGTATCAACAGGCTTGGGAGGGAAGTCAGACATGTTTGCAGTAGATGTATGGCTGCTGTTGTGGTGTGTGGAGGGCGGAGGTATAACCAAACTCGGCTTCTTTGGATTTTGATTGCTCTTAACGTTATGTGAGCACTTGCGATGTCGCCCCGGCGATATCCGAGTCAGCCACAGCAGGCATGCCAAAAGCGCCTCAACTGCTACATCTGCGGAGGCATGTCTTCCAGTCGCCGCCTTTATTCACGCTGACAACACGTTGCATCGGAAACCAACGACTACGTGAATCAGCAAGGGCGATTTGTTTCGCCACTGGTGGTCCGGACATGGGCTGTTGTCAGAGATGCCTTGGCGTGGCCTGAGAGATGTCGACACGCACCAGGACTTCGAACCACGGTTTATATTATACACTCTTGCACTCTAGTGACGACTGCCTACGGAGcctctcttctctcctctGCTACCACAACACACCTATCATGATACGCACATCAGGTCCCAGGAGTCGGTTCGCCGTCCTCGCCCTACTCGTCTTCGCTGCGCTCACATTCCTCTTTCTTGGACCCTACAAAGCACAACTGCCCAGTGCAGCCTCAATAATTCACGATGGCCAACAGCAGAGTCGTTCTAGTGGAGAGAACCAGGCTCTACTCACAGGGCATGCGATTGCGCCAAAGCTAGGAAACGCGACGGCCAAGTAGGTTGACGTCGATGGTTGAGGTCACAAGGACACCACGGCTAACACAGCATGTACAGGGCAGAACTCGGCCGCGCGGCTTGGAAACTCATGCACACGACCTTTGCTCGATTCCCAGAAACACCTACAGACGACGAGAAGGAGGCACTCCGATCCTATGTCCATCTGTTCCAGCGACTGTATCCATGCGGAGAGTGCGCCGAGCACTTTGGTCAAGTCCTCAAGAAATACCCCCCACAGGTATCGTCGCAAAAGGCAGCAGCGCAGTGGGGCTGCTTTGTACACAACGTCGTCAACAAGAGGCTGAAGAAGCCCGAGTTCGACTGCGACGAGATAGCGAGTCACTACGACTGTGGCTGCGCGgacgaggagaaggagcCGAAAGCTGCGTGATCACCTTGACGCACCGCGCTGAGGAAAAAGCAAACACGACCTGCATAGCATAGTCTTGGATACAATGCGCCACATCAAAGTCACTGCTCCGTGTTGGGGACGAGAGCTCATGTCGAAGATGGCTTCGAGCCAACACGTGCAGACTAGCCATTCGTTGCACTGGACCCGACTTTGGCCCTTGACAAAGAGGTCGCCACCTATGCACACCTGGAGGTACATGTCTCACTGTACACAAAGCAGGTGATGCAACGAGCAAGACAGGTCAAACATCGCGGGCAAAGAAGACGGTACCCGTCCGGCCTTCCGGCTGATCGTAATTCGTGCGCGTCAGCCGGACTTGATAGAGGAGTGTCCTAAACAGGCCcgatgctgctgctgtgttCTGGTAGGGAGGTGTGGACCCAGGCACTGGACTTGAGATAGTACATGTGGTCGATGAGCAAATGAGCAAATGGGAGCTCACGCGCGCGCGATCAGCCTGGGAATAGCCCTGCAGGAGAGCCACGCGTGCAAGCGCGAAACCAATGTGTGTTCGATCAACGCAATCAAACCTCGTATGTGGATGCTTGTCTTCGCGCGACGACGTGACAGCATGTCTCTTCTCAGCAAACACCATGAACATGGGACACCGGAGTGCGTGGTGGTACGAGATCGTCACGTCGCAAGTCGCCCGCGAAACACCCTCCCGCAGCAGATGTGCAGGCCAGCATCCACCTACCCACCAGTTCTGTGACGTCCCCGTCGGTGGCTTGCGTCTGCGGCCCAGTCGCTGGCGTCTGACAATGCCGGCGCGTGATAGGCATGGTATTTCGGGAGCTGTGCAGCACCTGTCAGGGGCCACGATTCGGGATGCCCCACAGGAGCTAGGCTAGTCGCATGGATGATTTCTTGTGTTGATACTGCGAATCTCTCCATCTGAAACCTTCTGGGCACAGGAGGGGTGTATATGCTGGCGCCCACGCTCACCGACCTCTGCGCCTCTATTCTCCCCTTGCCAGCTGTTCACCGCTACCAACATAGCGCCCCCGTCATCGTCCCACTATGGTCTCCTTCTCGTGCGAAGTGAGTGTTTACTTATTTGTGCCCCTCTGCTCCGCCGCGCACTCCGCGAATGTCCCCTCACCCTCTTGGAGACGCATTGAAGCTGATTGCGACTCGCTAGAACTGCGGTGATGTGCTCACCAAGAAAAAGCTGGACCCGCATAGAAACCAGTGCTATGGCGCATCTTACACCTGCCTCGACTGCATGGTGCACTTCCCAGGTACCAGCTACAGAACCCATACGGTACGCGCCCAAGCCCTCCAGCTCTCCGGCCCTCCTCTACGAGCCTCTCTCTACGAGTGGCATGTATGATAACAACTGCGCTGTGTGCGCATGTTATGCGCTCCGGAAAATTTGCGTTTGTCCTACCACAACGATAACTAACCGACACCCTGCAGGCCTGCATAACGGAAGACCAAAAATACCAGGGCAAACTGtacaaggagaagaagcccAAGGGCCAACAGCAGAAGCGCGACAACGACTACCAAAACAACTCACAGGCCCTTACTTCTCACAACGCCTATGTCGAGGATGCGTCTGGAGCAGACAATGCTGTTGCGCTCGTCGATGCGCCCCCTCGCGCCCCCACTCCGCCGCCCACCGCTCATTCTCTTGGATATCATGAGCAGGCTGCCCTGCCGCCAGTGAACGTCTTCGACTTCCTTGACAACTCCGCAACACCAAACACCCGCCGAACTGAATCGCACATGATCGAAGACAGCGCACCGCCAGCGTATGCAGAAACACCCATGCCTGCAATCGCAGATGTCATGTCCTTCCAGCTGCCAGACGATGCGTCTTTCGTCCAGCCTAGGTTTGCATACGGCGATGAGCCTGTTCGACCGTCAAACGAGCGATTCGATTCGTACACCACACCAGCCCCCAAATCCAAGAAGTCAAAAAAGGACAAGGACGTCGAGACGACTTCCAAGAAGAGCGAACGCAAGCGCAAGCGCTCGCCTGCAGAGCTCGACATGTCGCTCGTGCGTGCTCAGGACGAGAAAGATACAATGATGGAAGACGCACCTCCCGTGCTTCATTCTGGCCTCACTGGCGGACTCAACAGACTGCTTGCCCGACCAGAGCTCCCGCCTTCGCCCGACGACTCCGGAGACTTTGCCAACTCCCCACTGAGTCCCATGAAGCGCGCCAAGCAGGGTACATCGAAAGCGTTGATGCGCGCGCAGAGAGACTGGGAGATCCAGCAgcagaaagagaagaaggcgGATATCAAGGAAGAGAGGGAGCGCCAGAAGGGCGAGAAGAAAGGAGACAAGAAggaaaagaaggagaaagagaggGGTCGTGAGAAGGAGCGTAAGGAGCGCAAAGCTAGCACAGCACTTGTCAAGATCAGaccgaagaagaggaaggacGAGTCCACCCAGGTCAGACGTCGTCGCCAGTACTCTTCGTCGGTGTCGCCCGCGCCACGAGAGCGTAAGCCCAAGGCCATTGAGTACAGTCGATCGACCTCGGGCTCGCCGGCTCCAGATGGCAACGGCCAGCTTGTGGTACGTCCTCAAGCTGGTGAGCTTGCTCTGCCCATCAGCACGCGGGCTGAGTTGTTCATGTCTTTCATCAACAAGGGTCCCGAATCTGAGCGAGGCGTGAGCGTCAACAAAGCTCTAAAGAGGTATCACCGCGAGCGCCACGAACGACGAGAAGACGATCTGCACAAAGCAGACGACGAGAAGGAGCTCTGGAAAGACATGCGCCTTAGGAAGAATGACAGAGGCGAGATTGTCCTTTTCTTCGCCCCCGAGTCGTCCTGACTAGACCTGGATCTCGACTTCGTCAAGCAGATGCGGGACTGCAGCTGCTCCGAGCCGTCGCCGAGTCAAGAGTCGCACGACACCGACGAATACGTTCTGGTAGCGAGTGTCTGAACCGACAATCCTCTTTCCTTACTTCTTTCTGGTAGATACCCGACACTCGTCAACACTGGTCTGGGTGGCTTGGTGCATGTGTACATCTCTCTGGGCGTTGAAtttcctctcctctcctctctcgTCGCAGACCTATATCTGCATGATTGTCTAACCTCGTGTTTTCCATTACGACTGCAACCGTACTCATCATACCAATGGCCTCAGATGTCTTGCCTTTGGAAGCTGATTTCTTATGGTCAGTCTTCGTGCCCCTAATGCTCCTTGGGCTGGGCCCGCACACATGATAGCGAATGTTGATGACTTGAATGCTCAGAGAATACACACTCAATTGCAGTTATCCGGCTTCCTACTTTGCAGTGAATCTGCAAGATTTCTTGATAAGGCGGTAAGCATTACTTCGTAGTGCTTACTTTGTGTCACGATGATGACTCCGCTCCCTCGACGCCACAGCTCCATATCCTAGCCCAAACCCCCTCACATCGTCCCTTCAACAAGAACATTAACATGACCATGAACCGCGCTACCAAACACAGAACGCACTTCTCTGGCCCGAGGCAAGACATACGCCCTATATTCACATCTCTGAATGGCGACAACTCGTGGCTCTTGTCGTTCCCTCGGCCAGTCGCAGAGCGTAAGAGTACAGGCAAAGCATACTTCCATGTAGTGCTCGAGCCTTGGCTCAACGGCCCTCAAGTGGAGTACGCATCGTGGCTAGCCCACCTCAGTCTTTCATCGCAGCCAGCCGTCAGCGATGGAGCGGGTGTTGAGAATCTTGTCCAGGAGGTTGAACAGGCAGCGGCAGACGCAGGCATTGTCTCCCCTCGGGCCGTAACACCAGAAGCCAACTCACCGATCGATGCTGTTTTCATGAATTTCCACTATGGAGACCATCTCCATGTACCCACTCTACTTACCTTCAACCCCACCATCACCGTCTTCGCGACTGTGGAAGCCGCAGCCATCATTAAGAAGCTGAACCACTTCGATAATACCGTCACTTACAAAGACTTGGACTCGAAAACTTTCAATGGCGACTGGACGAATTTGCATCCTGGCCGCCTCCTCCCCTCGTACCTAACACTCTTTCGCATCCGCGGACATCACGAACTCAACTTCCTCAGCGCGCTCATCTGGAGTCCCTCGCCAAACAACCACGAAGCAGTGTTGTACTCTCCGCACGGTCTGCACACGTCCACACCGGCACTGCAAACGCTACTCCACCACTCTGCTCCCGAGTTCAAGACACTAGCGCTCCTCCACGGGCTGAAAGAGAGCTGGACGTTCAACTGGCAGACGACGTTTGGAGTGGCTACCGGTCTGGAGCTGCAAAGGGAGACGAACGCCGAGTACTGGATTAACACGCACAATGACCGATTGGGATACTGGGGCCTGGTGTGGTTTTTTGCCAACGACATCTTCAAGACGATTGAGTGGGGGCTAGGGcaggagaagaagggcgaGAACGGCGAGGTGAGGAAAGAGGTAAAAGTTATCGATGTAGAGAACGGGGGATGTCTTGTGCTAGAATAAATCGAATGAATGTGGCGCTTTGAGAATGCACGACTGATTGCGCGCAACCTATCCTCATTTCCCTCGCCGTTGCAAGACGCAGAGCCGGATGTCGACAAAGGGCCCTGAGTGAGGCTCACTAGCTGCAGCGATGCAGGACGCTGCGTCAAGGTTTAGCGACGCCTTGACGTTTGCCTGCATGAGGCACTTGTTCGGCACCGGCACCGTTGTTCCACTGCGAGGCACTCCACAAGGCGGCTTCGCGAAGGTTGTCAAGATGGGGTTAGTGCGCTGATTGCTCAGCCCTGCAACTGAACCCAAGCCAAGGGCGTCGGGAATATCTCCATGCAGCGGGAAGTAGTCAACCAATGACGCTGTGGAGACAGCTCACACGTGTGAGCACAGTTGTTTCTTCCTGCTGCGCGATTGCATCAAGCCGGGTTGTGGGGCGAGGGCCAAGTCCGCTAGGCATGATTGCGCGAGCTGGACGTGTAAGTGGCCGACGCAGTAGGTATACTTCCACCCATTACTAAGGTCAGGCAGAACAATCACACGTGTCTCTTGGAGGACGTGCAACCTGTGGTGGGCGTGCGACTTGGCTCGGAGGATTGGAGTTGAGGCGTATACGCGGCGATCTGTCTGAGGGTGAATGTTTAGTTGAAAGGCCATGAAAGCTACCGCGACATGTGCCCTTTTCCCCACGATGACATGACGTCTGCACAGCTCATCCCAGCATCTCATCAAAACCTTCATCATCAAAGATCGCCGCAACGTCGACAACATGCGTTCGTACGACATACAGGTGGACA
This window of the Ascochyta rabiei chromosome 14, complete sequence genome carries:
- a CDS encoding Branched-chain-amino-acid transaminase, with the translated sequence MSDFPPKPVDTIDWSNVGFKIREVAGHVESRYSVETGKWTEPTFVEDPFLRIHGMAPALNYGMQCYEGMKAFRAPNDTINIFRPNMNAERMQHSASYISIPGVPTDHYLKCCTLAVGMNAAYVPPHETGAAMYIRPLLFGSSAQLGLNPPQEYTFVVYCIPTGVYHGTNPVDALILEDFDRAAPEGTGSAKIGGNYAPVLRHSERAYKAGYGITLHLDSKTRSVVDEFSTSAFIGVKKDGDKVKLVASGSKNVIKSVTGDSVLKIAESFGWETESREIPYDEIKEFDEVLAAGTAAALVPIKSITLESKNDKITFPAAENEPGPVCVKLLTTLRGLQQGKIEDKQGWLYKVDRPEQFGKTGTSGDAKMVGQLP
- a CDS encoding Thiol oxidase, with product MIRTSGPRSRFAVLALLVFAALTFLFLGPYKAQLPSAASIIHDGQQQSRSSGENQALLTGHAIAPKLGNATAKAELGRAAWKLMHTTFARFPETPTDDEKEALRSYVHLFQRLYPCGECAEHFGQVLKKYPPQVSSQKAAAQWGCFVHNVVNKRLKKPEFDCDEIASHYDCGCADEEKEPKAA